A genomic window from Candidatus Omnitrophota bacterium includes:
- a CDS encoding alpha-L-fucosidase, which produces MNRKPIDRRAFLSRSFTCAAAGALSGWPSAARAAAEESEKRGAQRLSLEALKKWESLGYGMFIHFGMSTFVNDELPDGKADAKSYAPDKLDVDQWISVARDAGMKYAVLTTKHVAGHCLWPTKCTDYNVSNSGDKTDVVEQFVKACDKRGVLPGFYYCSWDNHNRFGSQTPSDGGWNGMNSFPKSHTEKLPPFTTSLYQNFLTAQITELLTTYGPIMELWIDIPGVLGRGYRTFLYHYAAQLQPEIVIMMNSGISDGSTYDVDYAWPSDLIAIERQMPPASGHKKWRTIEGKGYYMPGELCDPIGKNWFYVLGDKPRADEDLLLQFETCRERGANVLLDVPPDGHGLIPPSSVEALMRLRKGARL; this is translated from the coding sequence ATGAACCGAAAACCGATCGATCGCCGCGCCTTCTTGTCGAGATCATTTACATGCGCCGCCGCAGGCGCGCTGAGCGGATGGCCTTCCGCCGCGCGCGCCGCCGCGGAAGAATCGGAGAAGCGCGGCGCGCAGCGTTTGAGCCTGGAAGCGTTAAAAAAGTGGGAAAGCCTGGGATACGGCATGTTCATCCATTTCGGCATGAGCACCTTCGTAAATGATGAACTTCCCGACGGCAAGGCGGACGCCAAATCATACGCGCCGGACAAGCTGGATGTGGATCAATGGATCTCCGTGGCGCGGGACGCGGGAATGAAATACGCCGTACTTACTACCAAGCATGTCGCGGGTCATTGTCTCTGGCCCACAAAGTGCACGGATTACAACGTCTCCAACAGCGGTGATAAAACCGATGTTGTGGAGCAATTCGTTAAAGCCTGCGATAAGCGCGGCGTTCTGCCGGGCTTTTATTACTGCTCATGGGACAACCATAACCGCTTTGGAAGCCAAACGCCATCCGACGGCGGTTGGAATGGCATGAATTCTTTCCCGAAGTCCCATACGGAGAAACTGCCGCCTTTCACCACTTCGCTATATCAGAATTTTCTAACCGCCCAGATTACGGAACTTCTAACGACGTACGGCCCCATCATGGAATTGTGGATCGACATCCCCGGCGTTTTGGGGCGAGGCTATCGGACGTTCCTCTACCATTACGCCGCCCAATTGCAGCCGGAGATCGTCATTATGATGAACAGCGGCATCAGCGATGGATCGACTTACGATGTGGATTACGCCTGGCCGTCCGATCTCATCGCCATCGAACGCCAAATGCCTCCCGCCTCCGGCCATAAGAAATGGCGCACGATCGAGGGCAAGGGATATTATATGCCCGGCGAACTCTGCGATCCCATCGGCAAGAATTGGTTCTATGTCCTCGGCGACAAGCCCCGCGCCGACGAGGATTTGCTGCTTCAATTCGAAACCTGCCGCGAGCGGGGCGCGAATGTTCTCTTGGATGTTCCGCCAGATGGACATGGACTCATTCCTCCATCGTCCGTCGAAGCGCTGATGCGGCTGCGCAAAGGCGCCCGGTTGTAG